The genomic region TATTTACTGAAGATTGACTTGCATGCAACAGAGTGAgagttaaaaatattattataacaAGAAAATTTTCATGCTCACCTTTCAACAGGGTCCCTCAGCATGATGATAAGTTTGGCATTTGGTTGGAAGGCATGGATAAAATCCTGGATTAGGAAGGGAGGTTCTCCTTCAGTGCTGTTGTCATAGAAGAAAATCCAAGCGTTGTTGTCCCACATTGTCGAGGCACTGGCCTCCCCTGGAAATGAAAAGCATCTCTGCTGGTAACTCATTCCATTCTTCATGTTGGGAGTGGAGATTGGCTGAATTTTTAAGTGCTATTAGGCAGATCAGAATTGACTCAAAATGAATTTCAGCACACCCTAGTTCTTGCAGActgctctggctgaagctcccagagctgcagcaaccCCACTGCCCTGTGCCTTTGGGAATGCAGGGATGCTTAAGGCAGGTTTTATGCAACTCCACCTGAAATGCTGCTCTCCATGACCACACTGCTTCCTGCTGGTGGCTAACacatgcaaataattttaatttgggctggaaaagatcatcttgttcccATCCCTTCCACTGGGCCAGGTGGCTCCAAACtccatccaacccagccttgagGAGGCAGGAGTTTGTCCCTGCTGAAGCCTTGCAATGCTCTTTGTAGCACCCACAGTTTGGCCTTAATGCTCCCAGTCTCAGAGAAGCAGCTTGCTAACAAATTGTAAAATTTCCcagagaaaaatgtggaaacCATCGCCCCTGCTCCATCAACAGTGTGGAAAACATAATCAGGAGAATCAGTGAGcatataagaaatatttaaaaagcagctgagaTGCGTCATGAAGGTTTGAaggattatttttatataattattcaTGTAGaacaagtaaaatatttatgaatagATAAAGGGTTTATAGAATAAATAGCACACCTTGGTAAAATACCAGATTCTGGTATCTTTAGTGTCTGAAGAAGCTCACTTGAAATGCAATGCTACAGGGAGAAATATATTCAGTAAAAATCTCTGCCAGACTGAGATATATGATGGTTCAGCTGCTAAATAAATTATCTGATATGTTGTTTTGAATTTTGTAACCTTCTCTGTCTTTTTAAGTAATCCTGGCATTTATGTGGCACGGTACTGTTCAATAAAACATGTACAGAAGCTTTTTGGGGACTTATACTCTGACAGTCTAATGAAAGCTAACTCTTGCTAATGAGGTTTTTCAAATCAAAGggaaggagattaaaaaaataataatgttgtAGGCTTATGGACTTGTACATTATTTCcctacatttttcttccttcctctgctgggaaagcccaataaagatttaaaaagatGGACAAAGCACAACATGAGAAAGGTACTGGCTCCAAACTCGGGCTGAACATAATGTGATTCATTAATAAAGTCTGGGAGTTGTTAGAAAACATATTAATCTTCTGTCACGTTCATTTTGCCTCTTTTCAGGAGGAGGAGATCAGCTCCATTGGCTGTAGCTGGGCGTCCACAACAGTTCCATTCTTCCATTCTAAATTAATTAGCCAAAGCACTGCCTAATCACCAGCAGGCTTCCACTTGTCAATTAAAACTCAATTAGCCCAGCTCCCACGCTGGGTGAGGCAGAAACACAAGGGATTAACCAGAGGCCAGGAGCTGAGACAGCCCTGCCGCAGAAAGCTCTCCTGAGCCACCAGGACGTGGGGAAACACAGAGGGAATGAgcacctgcaggcagggatttgCTGGGGAGGGCACTCCAGGCATGGGGGTGACCTTGGGAagtccctgctccatccccctgaCAGGCACAGCCTCCAACAGCTCCCTCAAAAATGTTTGCCTCAATCATGGCAAGGTAATTAAAGTCTGTGACCCCATCCAGCCACCTATTCCTGCCTAGACTGGATCTGAtcatcctgcacagctccctgctctgttccctgATCACCTCGGGTGTTCTGCTGGATTTATCCAAATCAGCATGGCCAAACCTGCAAACACCTCCCTGCACTGtgaactacaaaaaaaaaaaaataaacccagtgCATTTACACATAAATGGGCAGATTCTCCTAACATCAGAGCCCACGTTCCACAGAAACTCTGAACTCCACCACCCCAAATCTGCAGGCAGGACACAAGGCAGGGACACAAATCCCGTAATCACAAaggttggagaagacctccAAGATTGTCAAGTCCAACCCAAGATCACAGGCACAAAATCAAATCATGCTAAAGCATTAACAGTGCTcaaggtgctgctccagcccaacAAAACCTGGGCTCAAGAGGCTAAACCTTCCCACAAGATGACTATAATGAATTtaatgaggggggaaaaatatatatattttaaaaatataataatcaTTCTGGTCCCTGGTGACTTTTATAATTTGAATTTCCTGAAGCAGGCAAACAAAATTTTTTCTGACAATTTGacagtgtttggttttggtttaatataatataattatatatatatatatatatatatatatatatatatatatatataaaatctataatctatatatataatgtattgttatatattttatatagatatatattatattctatatataatatagaataatatatatatgttaaaCATTATCtgtaattataattatatataactATAATTGAATACAGGTTTAATACCTGCAAAGAGAACAAGCCATACATACTAAACATGGATAAATTAATCACCAACAATTAATTGTGTTTAATTACACTGGTGCAactgaattgttttttcttcttatggACTTAAAGATCACATGAATTATTAAATTGCCTAAAGAATGGTGCATAACCTCCTCATTCAGTCATTAATGGATTAACATCATATTGTGTTTTCATAAGTCATTCCTCTGAATATATCTTATTAATGATTCCACATAAACAAATCCGTTTCAGAATGCCTCGGGCTGGATCAGCCCTGTCCTCTGGGGTTCATCTCTAAACAGACAATGGGGTTTCTTTTTTAGGAAAATGCAGTTATTACCCACTAGGTTTAATATCCtaacttttcaaaataatacaACATGATGAActactgaaatatttacagttttaatttgatttttctttacagtCATCCgaaataagaaaaggaaaataatgagaaaaccTGATGTTCATACAGATTCATTTTAGGCTAgatggctttgttttgttttttaccaAGGTCATAAAAGACTGCCTTAATGAGTATAATCATTCAAGACTTTTCCTGTAAACTTAATAAGAAAACCCAGCAGAACCTTAATGAAACAAGAAATGAGaccacaggaaaaagaaacacaaagtgaACCCTACAAAAAGCTGCAACAGGAGATGGGTAATCAAAGATGTACACTCCCAATTAGATTAGTGAATTTAATTAGTATAAGCACTTCACCCATCAAAGGACAGGAGATATTATTGTAAGTAGCAGGAAAATCTGCAGATGTCCTTGATGGCAACATTTCTTAAGAACCCCATCTTGCAAATGTTGCTCAGTGTTGCAATGTTTAGTAAAGTGAATGATGGACTTAAATGGAGGCTGGGGAAGTACTGAAGAAATGTGACTCAGACAAGGCTCTGGTATCATCACCATCTCATCCAGCCAGCAACAGGTTAAAATTTTAGGTTATAATGAGACCAAACGCCCAGTAATTCTGAGGGAAGGCAGTAAAATCTTGTCTCTCTATTTTCTGTAGAATTGTGACTTCAAGCCTACTTGAAAAGTCTCTTTTTGACAGGGAACTGTCACTTGCACAACCACTTTTTGCAAAGAATGTGTCTgctttccctgtgaaataaGACTGGTAAAATTCCCATCCCCtcagttttctggttttagcagacagcaaaagcagaatttagaAGTTTGCGATGTTCCTCATGGGCACTGTAAACCAGCACACCATGGGCCAGAGTGGATGAGCCCAGAGGATTGACCACTGTGTGTCATGGAAAGCAATCCAGGGATCCCACCCTAGAGCCCCGTGCTCACCATGAACTTCCACAAAGTACAATAAAACAGCACTTCTAGACCATTCTTAGTGCTAATTAGGTCATTTAACACCAACTAATTACATCAATTTCTTCTGTTGGAGCTTAAGAGCCACTGGGAGCTTTTGCTACcacatctcccagcagctccaggatttCTGCAGCACCCAGTGTGTCATACCACCACAGTTACTGATTTATCCCAGACACTGCTCCAGCATTTGGAAGTGAAGCCACAATCCCAGCACTACAGGCAATCCCCTCATAACTGTGCTTAaagtggatgtggcacttggggacatgagTTAGTGGTGACCTTGgaagtgctgggggaatggatGGGCAtgatgatcttggagggctTCTCCAACCTAAATGgttctgtgaaaacaaaatggaaactgCGTTTGAATGAGTCACCAAGGTCATTCTcattcttggggaaaaaaaccaaacaaacaaacacattaATTAAATGCTGGTGCTCACCAGACATACAGTACTTGCTCTGGAATGTTCGGAAGATAATCACAGCTTCTTaacaaacagagaaggaaaagaaagccaaGAGCTTCCAGAAAAGAGCAACACCaagggctctgtgctgagaaCCAGACACAAAATCCCCTTTGGTGcctcagctctgagcactgccagTGTGGATGGAGCTACAGagaattttggggctgtttttgcCCTACCAATGATGATGTTGTTCCTCTTGCCATGCTCCTTCACGGCATCACTCTGCAGCACACTCTGGATCTGATGTGCTGCCAGGTCAAACAGGTCCAGGTAATCCTCCACCGGGTAGCGGTCGTGAAATCCATCCCTCAGCCGGATGATTCCTGAGGAAAAACGGCCAGAAAGAGAGAATTAAAATCAGCAATTATGACAGCAACAGGGCAAGGCTAACCACTGGTGCAAACCAAGGTGGTTGGCCCCGAGCCAGCCAACATCAGCACGAGATCAGACCGACCAAGTGCAACCCTCAGATAAAAGTGCCAATAATGAAGTGGCTGAGGTCTGAGATACTGAATGATTACACCATAAATTCACAGTgataggaaatattttaagtgcTCTGTTTTGTAGTCCCTGCATGAATGAGCTTGGATTTATCTTCTTCTAAATTTAGCTTTTGGAAGGAATATAGAAGATAAGATGCTACTCCCATTTGCACCCATGTAAATTGCAGTAATATTGGACTCCCACTAGATTTACTGTTTTGAGATTGAGCACAGGCTCTGATGCCAAATATGCAAATGAACACACACTGGGAAATcattcatgggtttttttcctttcacaggtATGCAAATAAAGCTCCACGGTAGTatcttgttttcctcctctccttccctacACTCCAGGGTGAGTTCAGTATCACCTTCCCCCTGTGTTTCTCAGCATCTTCAGCTGCATCCTGTGATTTTTATACTCCTTTTCCCACTCCTGTTTCCAAATCTAGTTTCACTTCTCCTTTTGCTGTACATGCTCCCCACACAGGACTTCTCAGCTCTCCCTTTCTTGTTCCCACAAGGCCAATAATTATCAATTATGTGAGAGGAAAGCTCAGCAAGGGAGTTCTTTTGTCCAATGCCTCTGATTTTCCCCTTTAGGAAAGTGGGATTTAATGAGGGTAGGAGAAAGTTCAACAGCATATTTTTACTTgttttgaggggggaaaaaagtgcaaGAGTGGCACTACAGACAGCCTTGGTTTGTTGCCACCCCACTCCTGGGAACAGAAACAGTGGCAAGGAgccaggagagagagacagtCAAGCTGAGACAAAGTCCTGTGGAGCATcaaccatcccagcagaagggGAAAGGAGTGATTTGTGAAATGGGGCCTCCCCAGAGGGCTGTTTAACCTCAGCTGAAATTAGTCAGTCTCATAAAAATCCACTGAATCAGAGGATGCCATTGAACAAAGAGACTTTCTTGTCCAGCTTAAGTGTAAGAAACCAAACCAAGTTAATAGCCAGGAGCATAGGAGTCATAGCCACTTGCTGGCTGTCTCAGTTTCACTTGTGAGAGTGTTTGTCATATCCTCcgtttttcttttcttaatttttaaatagtaaCCATTAGGTAATGTACTTTCAAAGGCAGAATTAAAGGACTGAGCCACCAGGAATAAACTTGATCTTTCATTCTCAGTGGCAGACAGCTGAGATGATCAGAAGGTCATCCCCACAGATCCCTCTCCCATGAGACCACGAGCTCTGCAATGTTTCCTCATTCTCCAGCTTTACAAAACAACTTCAAGAAAACTGAATTATGCAAAGAATGTTCTCTTCAAGGATCAGCACTTGGTCCCCAGTGGCTGACCACAAGACTCTGCAAGTGGAGGGCTTGTGGATGCCAGCACAGAGATAGGAATTCACCCTTGTTCTCAAGTTAGATGCACTCcagcctgatttttttaaattcttctgccTGTTTGGTAGGTCAGGTTCAGAGCTTTAGTGAGCCCAGTCTTGCTGAAGTGAGGCTGGGTGCATTACCTCCTCCAAAATTCATTCCAAACATTTATGTTGAGGTTCATGTAAGTGGAGGTGTAAAACATTTTAGTTTAAGCTATCAGCTGGGTTCAGCCTTTCCTACCATGGAACACAAAATCCTCCACAGATTTTGCTGACAGaagcaagaaacaaaaccctGTCTACAGGAGCTCAAAGGTTCTTCTGGGAACCAGGGCACAAGGAAACAAGATGGAAATTACAGGACCACATGTtggagaaataaagaatttgaaGCAGCACTGCCAGTATCCCAATGCCTCAGAAAGTGTCCTTTCTTGCCTTCAGCCACAGAAATCCATCATTTTCCCATTCCAAGGAAGAATAGAAAAGCACCAAAAGAAAGCAGTGATCAAAGTCCTCATCTACACTCCAGTGCCAGTTTTTCCTGCTCCAAAGTCTGTGTCTGCCACAAAGCAACAGcaaatgagaaacagaaattaagaTGTTACCAAAATAAGCAGACTCCTCCTCTCGGAAACAGTAAAATCACTGAAAAGTCTTTGATACCAAAGTCATACAAAGTGAGGGCACACCAGCACTTAACAGCCAGACTCAAGACGAGGAAAATCCAGTGCCTGGGTGGAACACAGAGGGCACAACACTCATCCACATCTAGAAGGGAGCAGTTAGGAAATTCAAATGGGTCTTCCGCAGTTCTAACCTCTAACCACAACACTGACCTTCTTCAGCatccagagagagagaagaaggagaaaaacactgCAGATGGATGAAATTCTGTGCTCAGCCCCAATGCACCCTTTGGAGGTGGAATTATGAGGGATGGATGCGTTTTGCTCCAGATGGCCACAACCCCAGCTAGTCATGTCTGCCTTCAGAGATGGAAATAACTATATCATCCAGACAAAGGATCAAAAATACATGCAGGACCCTCAGCGTGAGAGAGTTTCCTCATGTAGAGCATCTCTACTCATCAGTGTtgcccagagctgtgtcacTAATGaagctcctgccacagctgtaTTTATTGAACCACAAGGACTGGAATTTTAAGGAGTGACCCATCATTTATTGATGTAAGAAAGGCTTTAGAGAATTTTGCAGTATAAAACTATCACTGCTGCTCTTCAACTCCCCCATGACAACCTAACAGTTTCCCTTCTTGCCTTTATAAATTCATAAGGTCGGTTTTAtgcactggttttgttttcccttagattttccaaactgctgcaaataaaaccaaatgaaatGCGCTTTTTCTCAAGAGGCTTAACCCAAACCACCACTGAACAACAGCAGGTGGAACACCCACCCCCTGGATTTCTCCAAACCACCAACTCCAGCAGTTTCTAGGCAAGCCAACATGCAGCAAATGTATAAACCTCATCCCGAATACTTACAAAAATTTAAGAGGGACAACTTGCCTGGCTAGCAGAGGGCATTTAGACTCACCAAAGCGCTTCCTGGTCCACCAGTGGGGCTCCTTGATGGCGGAGAAGCGAACGTCGGGGTGCAGGCGGAGGCGGTCGTACAGGTCCGTGGTGCCACACTTGGGCTGCCCGATGATGTAGAAGTGCGGCAGGCAGCGCAGGCGGTAGTGCTTGTCCTTGTAGTGGTACAGGTGGTTCCAAAACACCTTCCTGAGGTAATCGAAAATGATCCGGAAGCGCTTGGAGTAGAGCGCGTAGGAGTTGGTGGCGTAGGGATCCTCGGTGGCGTTGCCACGGTACTCCTCGTACCAACAAGGGTTCTTGCTGTTTGGAAGGAATTTGTTAGGAATTACCGAAAACATCTGCAACATAAAGAACAACAATTTCAGTCAAGGCAGCAAGCAACCAACTTTTGCTACTTAGCACTTACTTTTCTTACTTAGCACAGTGAGACAACAGAAACACTACCAGGACAGAACACTATTTCTACCTACAAAGCTGACCCCGTTCATTGCTTCTGATGAACCAAAACCCTGTGCAACCCACTGGGCAGGGAGACAAGTATTTagaaatccttttattttcaggcCAGAAAGGGCCTCAATAACCACCCCAACTCCTCTGCAATCCCAGgaactgatttttaaagtcaAACACTCAATACTCAAATCAAATTACCTTCCAGTTTTTAACTCTGATATACAAGGTTTGCAGTGATTTTCAGGAAGGTGCCCCTGCAAGCAGTTATTAGAAAGGCTCCTTTCTTATTTATCATTTCAGGTGACAGGTAAATGTAAGTCACAATGATTCTGCATGAGAGAAGGTAAAAGTTCAGTGACGTTGTACAGCTACCAGAAGACTGCCTGATTTTTTGCTTCAGGTGTCAAGAGCATTTATAGAACTCATCCATCCTGCCTGTGACTCAAAGGGATGTGATCTACAATATCaactcctcagctgctgtgaatCAGGAGACTCTAGATGGTGTAAATCACTGCATGAACATCCAAGCAGTTGCACTTTTTTATATCTAGGCAAAAGATTGATCCACAAGCCTTGAAATAAGGATGTAAAAAGCAGTTTAAGACACGCCTCAATTCATACTTACATGTGGCTCTTGCTTCCTCAGCTCTTCTAAATCAGGGCGCTGCCTCGTTATAAACTCTATCTTTGAAGTAATGGTGtcaataattaatttaatgctTGGATAATCCCTTACatatgaaatattcatttttgaAGGCTGGTAATAGTCTTTCATGTCACTAAGGCTTTCATTGTCCATTAGGCTGGGATTGCTAGCAAAAGCTCCATAATGGAACGGAGATGGGATCAGCAGCAGGCCATGCTTGGCTCCAGTCAGTATGTAGGACACCATCACCAGAGTCATTATGATCAACCCAAACATCAAACTGCAGAGCTTCCCCTTCCTCAGGCAGAAAAACCCATTCCAGCTCTCACAGTGATCAGTCCTCACTTCCAGAACCGCGAGCCACTTCATCTGCTTGCTGTTTGTGTAcaaagggattttattttctcctctgcacACAGGACACTTCTGGTTATTGTGGTCAGGTCCACGGCATCTGAAACACTGTCTGTGCAAGTCATTTGGTAATAAATGTATGCAGCAATTAATGCAATGCCTCATATTACTACTGTTAAACTCCTACGTTAATGAGCCAAGCGCAGccataaaaatgtttctgaagcaTATGAGTCATCTTCTGCCAGTCTGAAATTATTTCGTTCCTGGAGTGGTTCTACAACTACTCAGCAATGCAAAAGGACAGGtttcaaaacagaataaaaagtgACATgtgtcacagaaagaaaaagaagccccagccaccaccaccacacaaAAATAGATGTACTCTGGATGTGGCTCCCAAGAATTTGGCTCAGTAAGAGGAATGTG from Camarhynchus parvulus chromosome 6, STF_HiC, whole genome shotgun sequence harbors:
- the CHST15 gene encoding carbohydrate sulfotransferase 15 is translated as MRHCINCCIHLLPNDLHRQCFRCRGPDHNNQKCPVCRGENKIPLYTNSKQMKWLAVLEVRTDHCESWNGFFCLRKGKLCSLMFGLIIMTLVMVSYILTGAKHGLLLIPSPFHYGAFASNPSLMDNESLSDMKDYYQPSKMNISYVRDYPSIKLIIDTITSKIEFITRQRPDLEELRKQEPHMFSVIPNKFLPNSKNPCWYEEYRGNATEDPYATNSYALYSKRFRIIFDYLRKVFWNHLYHYKDKHYRLRCLPHFYIIGQPKCGTTDLYDRLRLHPDVRFSAIKEPHWWTRKRFGIIRLRDGFHDRYPVEDYLDLFDLAAHQIQSVLQSDAVKEHGKRNNIIIGEASASTMWDNNAWIFFYDNSTEGEPPFLIQDFIHAFQPNAKLIIMLRDPVERLYSDYLYFASANKSAEDFHEKVAESLQLFEGCVLDFSLRACVYNNTLNNAMPVRLQVGLYVVYLLDWLTVFNKDQILVLRLEDHASNMRYTMHMVFQFLDLGPLSEKQEALITKSPASNTRRPEDRSLGPMLPTTKAILRDFYRPFNTKLAQVLFDDAFLWKRT